A window of Mytilus edulis chromosome 10, xbMytEdul2.2, whole genome shotgun sequence contains these coding sequences:
- the LOC139491183 gene encoding uncharacterized protein: MGTKNRSDVATKGRIMKHITTSEDEEKLRLNNYDMVPKLPTVKITQKPQQGPNLSDFLDKQTSTVENKNGGIKLKPVGKEKAFAILKQYNSIVSNEVNLTVKNLPSVKLPFKKQPHQPPLLPKPDVTPRKVPIFTEGISSLSKTSKPSFLIPKDKVLRANLPNNVVVAHKKDNYSFGVKLPKRKSPNHIEESTKFKQMHNLGLDSLPIVNLEKFMKTNKDTVDVARGLKPIPNGNRKTKPRRLDPIASDSNLKPSIESARSYDWNSDRKKANRWKDQNSAKSEGKANVVWIGKSLNFGSSSNRTRILKQMYPQEEANFRTKQGDELNRMKFQNRDPSVLGVCSLAPIDVIGQSTKLFTDIPFREKYKGFPKHHTRSNVRDYYFETDSESSLNDDWKNMINNAITNRSSSAESGTVTPRAVPNPPPSYVSSTHEDEEALIPLEISKTMHRIQEERSSLMMDSASNRVQQTFSAGSRQLQTRMSPAPVITINNATLEDEEPPKQISSTTPRKSKEPMVSSVVELKLDHKHLNVPKFMDSERRPPVKLDGESNSQSQSHSSSDPVKSKTVSSVSDNQKLNITTLQLITTNERNSPLPPFNSFLSDAETAGFTPRNTYTNVKLDSGNDETFKHLTINNKTLQFISPLQVQSNAKRQ; the protein is encoded by the coding sequence ATGGGAACTAAGAATAGATCTGATGTAGCAACAAAAGGTCGTATTATGAAGCATATAACTACATCTGAGGATGAGGAAAAGCTTCGACTGAACAATTATGACATGGTTCCAAAACTTCCTACTGTGAAAATAACACAAAAGCCTCAACAAGGTCCCAATCTATCGGATTTCTTAGACAAGCAAACCAGTactgttgaaaacaaaaatggCGGCATAAAACTAAAACCGGTGGGAAAAGAAAAAGCATTTGCAATTCTTAAACAATATAATAGTATAGTATCTAATGAGGTTAACCTAACAGTGAAAAATTTACCATCGGTAAAATTGCCATTTAAAAAACAACCTCATCAGCCACCATTATTACCCAAGCCGGATGTGACTCCACGAAAAGTACCAATTTTTACGGAGGGAATCAGTTCATTGAGTAAGACATCAAAACCGTCATTTCTTATTCCGAAAGATAAAGTTCTACGAGCAAATTTACCAAATAATGTAGTTGTAGCTCATAAGAAAGATAACTATTCCTTCGGAGTAAAGTTACCTAAAAGGAAATCTCCGAATCATATCGAAGAGAGTACAAAGTTCAAACAAATGCATAATTTAGGATTAGATAGTCTTCCAATTGTAAACTTGGAAAAGTTTATGAAAACAAACAAGGACACTGTCGATGTTGCCAGAGGGTTGAAACCGATACCAAATGGTAATAGAAAAACTAAACCAAGAAGATTAGACCCTATAGCATCGGATTCAAATCTTAAACCGTCTATAGAATCGGCCAGATCCTATGATTGGAATTCAGATAGAAAGAAAGCGAATCGATGGAAAGACCAAAATTCAGCTAAATCAGAAGGAAAAGCTAATGTTGTATGGATTGggaaaagtttaaattttggttccTCATCGAACAGAACTCGAATACTGAAACAAATGTATCCACAAGAGGAAGCAAACTTCAGAACAAAGCAAGGGGACGAATTAAACCGCATGAAATTTCAAAATCGTGATCCTTCTGTCTTAGGAGTGTGTTCATTGGCGCCAATTGATGTCATTGGACAGTCTACAAAACTATTCACAGATATACCATTTAGGGAAAAGTATAAAGGTTTTCCGAAGCATCACACGAGAAGTAATGTACGTGACTATTACTTCGAAACGGATTCAGAAAGTTCGTTAAACGATGATTggaaaaatatgataaacaatgCCATAACAAACAGAAGTTCGTCTGCTGAGAGTGGCACGGTCACTCCGCGTGCTGTTCCAAATCCTCCACCATCATATGTATCAAGTACACACGAGGACGAAGAAGCATTGATACCGTTAGAAATTTCTAAAACAATGCATCGTATTCAAGAGGAAAGGTCAAGTTTAATGATGGATTCCGCATCGAATCGTGTTCAGCAAACATTTAGTGCAGGGTCACGTCAACTGCAAACCAGAATGTCACCGGCTCCAGTAATAACGATCAATAATGCAACGTTGGAGGACGAAGAGCCGCCAAAACAAATTTCATCTACTACACCAAGGAAAAGCAAGGAACCAATGGTCAGTAGTGTAGTGGAACTTAAGCTTGACCACAAGCATTTAAATGTGCCAAAATTTATGGATTCTGAACGGAGACCACCTGTTAAATTAGACGGGGAATCAAACTCCCAATCTCAATCGCATAGTTCTTCGGATCCTGTTAAATCTAAGACGGTATCATCAGTTTCAGACaatcaaaaattaaacattaCTACATTACAACTTATAACCACAAATGAGAGGAATTCGCCTCTGCCACCATTTAATTCATTTCTGTCTGATGCAGAAACAGCAGGATTTACGCCACGGAACACTTACACGAACGTCAAACTAGACAGTGGCAATGACGAAACATTCAAGCATTTAACGATTAACAATAAAACGCTACAATTTATTTCCCCATTGCAAGTTCAGTCAAATGCTAAGCGACAATAG